A stretch of DNA from bacterium:
TGCCGCTGGCAAAACCCAAAACATCAACGGTACAATCAGTGCCGACAACGGTAATACCGTAAACACCAACGCTACTGTCAATCTGACCCCAGAAAACAGCCGTCTCGAAATGGTCCCTGGCACCGCTATGTGGCGCCACAACAAAGGCACTAACGAGCAGCCAAACTGGGTGACTGAAGGCCTTACGCCAGCTCAGGAGCAAGCGCTCTTGAATGGTGGTGTGGTTCTCGAGAATGCAAAGCCATGCTTTAACTTCGAGGCAACCCTCACCGTGAAGCTGCGCGTCAAGACTGACATCGTAGGTATCAGCAAGCAAGTGCGTGTACTTGGTCAAAAAGACTGGGTAACCGAAAACACTGCTAAGTCTGGTGACACACTCGAATATCGTATTAAATTCCAAAACGGTGGCAACACTGTACTCAAAGACGTTCAGATTGCTGACACCCTTCCTGCAAACGTAACCTACGTAGCTGGTAGCACCAAGCTCGCGAATGGCAACCATCCTGATGGTGTGGCTGTCTCTGACAACCTCACAAAGGGTGGCATCAATGTCGGCGATTATGCTCCAGGTGCAGTCGGATATGTCATGTATCAGGTGAAGATTGCTAGTGATCTTAAACCAGGTAGCTATGACCTCAAGAACGTTGCAGGCGTGAAAGTTGGCGAACAAATGAAATTTGCCGAGGCTCACACCAAGGTAACCGTTGAAGGTCCTAAGGAATGTAAGCCGGGTATTCCAGTAGGCGATAGCCGCTGTAATCCTACTCCTCCAACTCCAACCACACCGGTAACGGGTGGGACTGGCACGAGTTTGCCAGAGACTGGTCTTGAAGGGGCTGCAGCAGGTCTGCTCGGTACGACCGGTTTGACCTATGCTGGCTACTTCTACCGCCGAAGCCGCAAGGCTTTGACGAGCGCACTTCGAAACCAATAAGCTCGGTGAATTATCGCCTCATGTGAGGTGTACCAAAAAGGCCTGAAGAGCATCTGCTCGAACGGCCTTTTTGTGTATTTGAGGTATAATACAATCTTAATAAAGTACTGCACAGACATGAAACCAATTATTGAAGAACTGAGTAATTTGCTTGAGCAAGTCCAAGCTGCCAAGGAGCAGTTGCATTTGCAGTCCGAGCAAAAAGTACTCGAAGAGCTCGAGGCTCGGATGAACGCGTCCGATTTTTGGTCTGACCAAGGCGAGGCGCAGCGGGTGAGTCGTGAGGCGGCGCTCCTGCGTAAAT
This window harbors:
- a CDS encoding DUF11 domain-containing protein — translated: MTMLTKVRNIALAAGLALLPLAAHATDTVRLESRLGVANASAGEQMYNASTTAKTDETVQVQLWYHNMENPDSNKVAQNLKAKLQLPTAAGKTQNINGTISADNGNTVNTNATVNLTPENSRLEMVPGTAMWRHNKGTNEQPNWVTEGLTPAQEQALLNGGVVLENAKPCFNFEATLTVKLRVKTDIVGISKQVRVLGQKDWVTENTAKSGDTLEYRIKFQNGGNTVLKDVQIADTLPANVTYVAGSTKLANGNHPDGVAVSDNLTKGGINVGDYAPGAVGYVMYQVKIASDLKPGSYDLKNVAGVKVGEQMKFAEAHTKVTVEGPKECKPGIPVGDSRCNPTPPTPTTPVTGGTGTSLPETGLEGAAAGLLGTTGLTYAGYFYRRSRKALTSALRNQ